A portion of the Rhodococcus pseudokoreensis genome contains these proteins:
- a CDS encoding pyruvate, phosphate dikinase, with protein MTVLRLGQCPDATRELIGGKAFSINSMLTLGLPVPPAFVLGTDECTRYYASDRKLAEDVLAELRSGIACLESTLGRTFGATNKPLLVSVRSGAPRSMPGMMDTVLNLGINDSVEKALREETSDAEYAADTHRRFREQFRKVVGSDPSPEPWDQLEAAVAAVFDSWHSPRAVAYRRHHGISDDGGTAVTVQAMVFGNLDDHSGTGVLFTRDPVTAQSAPLGEWLPRGQGEDVVSGRCTPLTLGHLAGNMPDVHRQLMDSASLLERTFCDVQDIEFTVESGHLWLLQTRSAKRSATAAVHHAVTFEKEGIVTPEGALSMISPDQLSAFLRPHLSPTARIGATVLARGEVACPGVVTGIVVGTADEAEEMAEQGIDVILARPTTDPDDVHGILAAKAIITEIGGATSHAAVVSREFNRACVVGCGEGSLMDLVGRNVTVDATSGEILDGILEVEVPSKDTHPDLQVVTQWLAASETGNDNPLNKILAAAH; from the coding sequence ATGACCGTCTTGCGCCTTGGGCAGTGCCCGGATGCGACGCGCGAGCTCATCGGGGGGAAGGCGTTCAGCATCAACTCGATGCTCACCCTCGGTCTCCCTGTTCCGCCGGCGTTCGTACTCGGAACCGACGAATGCACTCGGTACTACGCCTCGGATCGGAAACTCGCCGAGGACGTACTGGCAGAGCTGAGGAGCGGTATCGCGTGTCTCGAAAGTACGCTCGGACGTACCTTCGGGGCGACGAACAAGCCGTTGCTCGTCTCTGTTCGCTCCGGTGCGCCACGCAGCATGCCGGGGATGATGGATACGGTTCTCAACCTCGGCATCAACGACAGCGTCGAAAAGGCACTCCGCGAGGAGACCTCCGATGCGGAGTATGCCGCCGATACCCACCGCCGTTTCAGGGAGCAGTTCCGCAAGGTCGTCGGGAGCGACCCGTCCCCGGAACCCTGGGATCAGCTCGAGGCCGCGGTTGCCGCCGTGTTCGATTCCTGGCATTCCCCGAGAGCGGTGGCGTATCGCCGCCACCACGGCATCTCCGATGACGGGGGCACCGCCGTCACGGTTCAGGCCATGGTCTTCGGAAATTTGGACGACCATTCGGGAACTGGTGTGTTGTTCACGCGTGACCCCGTCACCGCTCAGTCGGCACCGCTGGGTGAATGGCTCCCCCGTGGGCAAGGTGAGGACGTCGTGTCCGGCCGTTGTACACCCCTGACCCTCGGTCACCTCGCCGGAAACATGCCGGACGTCCACAGGCAATTGATGGATTCGGCGTCGCTGTTGGAGCGCACGTTCTGCGACGTGCAGGACATCGAGTTCACCGTCGAGTCCGGGCACCTGTGGCTGCTGCAAACGCGGTCGGCAAAACGCTCGGCGACCGCGGCCGTGCACCATGCCGTCACCTTCGAGAAGGAAGGTATCGTCACGCCGGAGGGGGCACTGTCCATGATCAGTCCCGACCAACTGAGCGCCTTCCTCCGCCCGCATCTCTCGCCCACCGCTCGTATCGGTGCGACAGTCCTCGCTCGCGGCGAAGTCGCATGCCCCGGGGTGGTCACCGGCATCGTTGTCGGCACCGCCGATGAGGCGGAGGAGATGGCGGAGCAGGGAATCGACGTCATCCTCGCGCGCCCGACAACCGATCCGGACGACGTCCATGGAATCCTCGCCGCCAAGGCAATCATCACGGAGATCGGCGGCGCCACCTCCCATGCCGCCGTGGTCAGCCGCGAATTCAACAGGGCCTGTGTCGTCGGCTGCGGTGAAGGCTCGCTCATGGACCTGGTAGGCCGGAACGTCACGGTCGACGCCACATCGGGCGAGATTCTCGACGGAATTCTCGAAGTAGAGGTCCCGTCGAAGGACACGCACCCCGATCTGCAGGTAGTCACCCAGTGGCTCGCCGCCAGCGAAACGGGAAATGACAACCCGCTCAACAAGATCCTCGCGGCAGCCCACTAG
- a CDS encoding nuclear transport factor 2 family protein, with protein MTDLTSTVELLAAERDIDRALKMYCRGIDRRDAELVRSVYHDDAIDDHGGAFLGGPDAYVEWVMEHLLHFVSSMHTLHNSVIDVDGDVARVESYCVANHVRRAEGDELTMDVFGCRYIDRFENRPEAGWRIAHRIVVREWRLRQPMLSEAEQPRGFARPRRDRTDLSYMDRLPARGEDSVAETLSAWWLPSDLA; from the coding sequence TTGACCGACCTCACATCCACAGTGGAACTTCTCGCGGCCGAACGTGACATCGACCGGGCATTGAAGATGTATTGCCGTGGCATCGACCGGCGCGACGCCGAGCTCGTCCGCTCCGTCTATCACGACGATGCGATCGACGACCACGGCGGAGCATTCCTCGGTGGACCCGACGCGTATGTGGAGTGGGTGATGGAGCACCTCCTACACTTCGTCAGCTCGATGCATACGCTGCACAACAGTGTGATCGACGTCGACGGTGACGTCGCCCGCGTCGAAAGTTACTGCGTGGCAAACCACGTGCGTCGCGCCGAAGGCGACGAGTTGACCATGGACGTCTTCGGGTGTCGCTACATCGACCGGTTCGAGAACCGGCCGGAGGCAGGATGGAGGATCGCGCACCGCATCGTCGTTCGCGAGTGGCGTCTCCGTCAGCCGATGCTCTCGGAAGCCGAGCAGCCACGCGGCTTCGCGCGGCCACGGCGCGATCGCACCGACCTCAGCTACATGGATCGACTTCCCGCACGGGGAGAGGATTCCGTCGCGGAAACGCTGTCGGCCTGGTGGCTGCCGTCCGATCTTGCCTGA
- a CDS encoding PDR/VanB family oxidoreductase: MITTIESLTLRVTNVAEVADDVIEVSFADPEGHPLPTWEPGAHIEVHLPSGLSRQYSLCGNRDDRSKYTIAVLREENGRGGSKELHDAAEAGVELNIRLPRNNFHLVEADSYIFIGGGIGITPLIPMIEQVRKAGARWTLVYGGRSASSMAYREQLGSLGDQVDLWIEEERGYPDLPSILASAPGGAVIYTCGPSAMIDAVAAEFSAHDHLGGLHFERFSASGPVDTSGDSFEVELRRTGATFTVPEGVNILDEVRKVLPDQPFSCEEGYCGECETKVLDGEPDHRDDYLTPDEQDNGDMMMICVSRCKGRKLVLDL; encoded by the coding sequence ATGATCACCACCATCGAAAGCCTGACCTTGCGCGTCACCAATGTGGCCGAGGTCGCCGACGACGTCATCGAAGTATCGTTCGCAGATCCGGAAGGGCATCCCCTGCCGACCTGGGAGCCGGGGGCTCACATCGAAGTGCACCTGCCTTCGGGCCTGTCTCGTCAATACTCGCTCTGCGGGAACCGAGACGATCGATCGAAGTACACGATCGCCGTTCTGAGGGAAGAGAACGGCCGCGGCGGTTCGAAGGAACTGCACGATGCCGCCGAGGCCGGCGTCGAGCTGAACATCCGCCTTCCGCGGAACAACTTCCACCTGGTCGAGGCGGACTCGTACATCTTCATCGGCGGGGGGATCGGCATCACACCACTCATCCCCATGATCGAGCAGGTGCGCAAAGCGGGGGCACGATGGACTCTCGTTTACGGTGGCCGTAGCGCCAGTTCGATGGCGTATCGCGAGCAGCTCGGTTCACTCGGAGATCAGGTGGATTTGTGGATCGAGGAGGAGCGCGGCTATCCCGATCTGCCGTCCATCCTCGCGAGTGCGCCGGGCGGCGCCGTGATCTATACCTGCGGTCCGAGCGCGATGATCGACGCGGTTGCGGCGGAGTTCTCCGCGCACGACCATCTCGGCGGTCTGCATTTCGAACGCTTCTCGGCCAGCGGGCCCGTGGACACCAGTGGCGATTCGTTCGAGGTGGAACTACGACGAACCGGTGCCACGTTCACCGTCCCCGAAGGAGTCAACATCCTGGACGAGGTGCGAAAAGTGCTCCCCGATCAGCCTTTTTCCTGCGAGGAGGGATACTGCGGCGAATGCGAGACCAAGGTACTCGACGGCGAGCCTGACCACCGCGACGACTACCTGACTCCCGACGAGCAGGACAACGGCGACATGATGATGATCTGCGTGAGCCGCTGCAAGGGAAGAAAACTCGTACTCGACCTATGA
- a CDS encoding Gfo/Idh/MocA family protein, which yields MGFPISDRGSLGVGIVGLSASGGWAANAHVPALSRLPGYELRGLASSSAATAKAAGDKFGVALAFDDVQRLAECEEIDLIVVTVKVPEHRDLVMTALGAGKAVLCEWPLGNGLGETEQLADAARSRGLPGFVGLQARSAPTIRYMRDLVADGFVGEVLSTSVIGSGGSWGASIDARNAYTLDRDNGATMLTIPFGHTVDALTMVLGEFADLSVTTAIRRQQVTNGDSGTTLPMTAEDQIAVTGALDSGAVASMHFRGGMSAGTNLLWEINGTAGDLVLTGNSGHLQLADVELRGARSGDALAAMTPPRRYELAPSDQFGDAPRAYNIANAYAQIRDDLLTGTAVAPTFEHAVRRHRLLDRIQGKTLGADSVGER from the coding sequence ATGGGATTTCCTATCAGTGATCGCGGTTCGCTCGGAGTCGGTATCGTGGGACTCAGCGCATCGGGAGGGTGGGCCGCCAACGCGCACGTACCTGCGCTTTCGCGGCTCCCAGGTTATGAGTTGCGTGGTCTGGCTTCCAGCAGTGCCGCCACGGCGAAGGCGGCAGGCGACAAGTTCGGGGTCGCTCTCGCGTTCGACGACGTACAGAGGCTTGCAGAATGCGAGGAAATCGACCTCATTGTTGTCACGGTGAAGGTTCCCGAGCATCGCGACCTCGTCATGACGGCCCTCGGCGCCGGCAAGGCGGTCCTCTGCGAATGGCCCCTGGGCAATGGGCTCGGCGAGACCGAGCAACTCGCGGACGCAGCACGCAGTCGTGGACTGCCGGGCTTCGTCGGGCTTCAAGCGCGCTCCGCCCCCACGATCCGGTACATGCGTGATCTGGTCGCCGACGGTTTCGTCGGAGAGGTTCTGTCGACCAGCGTCATAGGTTCGGGAGGTAGTTGGGGGGCGAGCATCGATGCCCGAAACGCGTACACCCTCGATCGTGACAACGGCGCGACGATGCTGACCATCCCGTTTGGTCACACCGTCGATGCCCTCACGATGGTGTTGGGGGAGTTCGCGGATCTCTCGGTCACGACGGCGATACGCCGACAGCAGGTTACGAACGGCGATTCCGGAACAACGCTACCGATGACTGCCGAGGACCAGATTGCGGTCACGGGTGCCCTGGACAGCGGTGCTGTCGCATCCATGCACTTCCGCGGCGGAATGTCCGCGGGCACGAACTTGCTCTGGGAGATCAACGGCACCGCCGGCGACCTCGTGCTGACCGGAAACTCTGGGCACCTGCAGCTGGCCGACGTGGAGTTACGCGGGGCCCGTTCGGGTGACGCGCTGGCTGCGATGACCCCGCCTCGCCGCTACGAACTGGCACCGAGCGATCAATTCGGCGACGCGCCCCGGGCGTACAACATTGCGAATGCATACGCCCAGATCCGCGACGACTTGCTGACCGGAACTGCCGTCGCACCCACGTTCGAGCACGCGGTTCGTCGCCACCGTCTGCTCGATCGTATCCAGGGGAAAACCCTGGGTGCGGATTCTGTCGGCGAGCGGTGA
- a CDS encoding PEP-utilizing enzyme: MYTNVTDPIRGTSEPDRYWTSTNLGEACPEVMSPMCWSVWERSAELGWLYSMYAFGVLPKKKVTVSPDVNDRGLSCFFGRQALNVDAIKKIMSALPGVDADDFERDLMGSVRPDAPQFKSSYARVPVLMFKAPYALLRTGPRLKSLHDEMHERWTASVYPRKESNSEPIDVLVQARDQFQRIFSVHCVWRFVFQGAQSAVAQAAEKAGDATLADQLLSGVGDVNETRMADDLWRLGQDELTEGEFLESWGYHGPNEGNPYTTVWRENPAPIRALAAAYAQRSERPAVRAARAREVGIEAERRLLAATPWSRRPATRWLVHRMRNIIRTLQVGKAAYLMAIDAARAAARNLGAQLVERGVLQQVDDIFFVTIEECQELVCGRVPNVQEVVEVRRATRAEYKAMALPVAFRGMPEPLVGAVEVDVVDVTELSGAASGGGSVEGRARVVVDPDQEIELDAGDVLVCRFTDPSWAPLMALADALVIDIGGSASHGAVVARELGIPFVIGTQSGTRVIHDGDHIRVDGPANLVSVLTRAKAAETATA, translated from the coding sequence TTGTACACCAACGTCACCGACCCGATTCGCGGAACGTCTGAACCTGATCGGTATTGGACCAGCACCAACCTGGGCGAGGCCTGCCCCGAGGTCATGTCACCCATGTGCTGGAGTGTGTGGGAACGGTCAGCTGAGCTGGGTTGGCTCTATTCGATGTACGCGTTCGGTGTGCTCCCGAAGAAGAAGGTCACCGTCTCCCCCGATGTAAACGATCGCGGCCTGTCCTGCTTCTTCGGAAGGCAAGCGCTGAACGTCGACGCCATCAAAAAGATCATGTCGGCACTGCCTGGCGTCGATGCCGACGACTTCGAGCGTGACCTCATGGGAAGCGTGCGACCGGATGCGCCGCAGTTCAAGTCGAGCTACGCCCGTGTTCCCGTGCTCATGTTCAAGGCGCCGTACGCTCTGCTGCGAACCGGCCCGAGGTTGAAATCTCTGCACGACGAGATGCACGAGCGTTGGACGGCGTCGGTCTACCCGCGGAAAGAATCGAACAGCGAGCCCATCGATGTTCTGGTGCAAGCGCGCGATCAGTTCCAGCGCATCTTTTCCGTTCACTGTGTATGGAGGTTCGTGTTCCAGGGCGCGCAGAGCGCGGTGGCACAAGCCGCCGAAAAGGCCGGAGATGCAACACTTGCCGATCAACTGCTGTCGGGGGTGGGAGATGTCAACGAGACGAGGATGGCTGACGACCTCTGGCGATTGGGTCAGGACGAGCTGACCGAGGGCGAGTTCCTGGAGAGCTGGGGCTACCACGGACCGAATGAAGGAAATCCCTACACCACGGTGTGGCGTGAGAACCCTGCACCCATCCGTGCATTGGCGGCGGCATACGCACAGCGATCCGAACGACCCGCGGTGCGCGCAGCGCGCGCCCGGGAAGTCGGCATCGAGGCGGAACGCCGTCTTCTCGCCGCGACTCCATGGTCTCGCCGTCCGGCGACGCGTTGGTTGGTGCATCGGATGCGAAATATCATCCGAACGCTGCAGGTCGGGAAGGCGGCGTATCTCATGGCAATTGACGCGGCTCGAGCGGCGGCGCGAAACCTCGGCGCGCAACTGGTGGAACGCGGCGTGCTCCAGCAGGTCGACGACATCTTCTTCGTCACGATCGAGGAATGCCAGGAATTGGTTTGCGGGCGCGTACCGAACGTGCAGGAGGTCGTCGAGGTCCGCCGCGCGACCCGTGCCGAGTACAAGGCAATGGCGCTTCCCGTCGCCTTTCGAGGCATGCCGGAACCGCTCGTGGGCGCCGTCGAGGTCGACGTTGTGGATGTCACCGAATTGTCCGGCGCTGCGAGCGGCGGCGGAAGCGTGGAGGGTCGGGCGCGGGTTGTGGTCGATCCGGACCAGGAAATCGAACTCGACGCGGGCGATGTTCTGGTGTGTCGATTCACCGACCCGAGCTGGGCTCCCCTGATGGCGTTGGCTGACGCCCTGGTGATCGACATTGGCGGGTCGGCGAGCCACGGGGCGGTGGTCGCCCGCGAACTGGGCATTCCGTTCGTGATCGGCACGCAGAGCGGGACGAGGGTCATCCACGATGGGGATCACATCCGGGTGGATGGTCCCGCGAACCTGGTCAGCGTGCTCACACGCGCGAAGGCGGCGGAAACCGCGACCGCGTGA
- a CDS encoding AMP-binding protein translates to MGYPGTFARSHPERAAMIMAGSGARISYRELDRRSTSLAVLLRRRGLCAGDTVAVVAENRIEWAEVIWATVRAGFDIAPVNWHLGGDELGAVLGACDARVVITSRDCLEAVQAAVNRRLPGVETILVLGGDVESAPGALGNVEDYETALLSAVSATELPDEQLGGRVMFSAGTTGTPKAIRHSAPVVHPAEAPPHLGRYTELFDFDIDTVYLSPAPIYHTAPFRFVLAITQLGGTVVCMERFDPMQALQAITEHRVTHAQFVPTMLIRLDRLPETVKSSADMSSLKVAITGAAPCPPELKLRIMNWWGPVLHELYGASESYGNCHIGPDEALARPGSVGRALVGTIHITDDDERECPIGRDGTVWFEGTPRFAYNDDEQQPRDGGWQTVGDVGHLDSDGYLYLTGRRSQLIISGGVNVYPQEVEDLLLLHPMVSDVAVVGLPDTEYGEIVAAYVLLREEFRNGTQTESTLSAYCRSKLAGYKCPRRIIVVEDLPRGDNGKLYKRFIETS, encoded by the coding sequence GTGGGCTATCCAGGAACTTTCGCGAGATCACATCCCGAGCGCGCTGCAATGATCATGGCTGGTTCCGGGGCTCGGATCAGTTATCGAGAGCTTGATCGGCGGTCGACGTCCCTTGCAGTACTGCTGAGGCGCCGGGGTCTGTGTGCCGGCGACACCGTCGCAGTCGTTGCCGAGAACAGGATCGAGTGGGCGGAGGTCATCTGGGCGACTGTCCGCGCAGGATTCGACATCGCGCCCGTCAATTGGCACCTGGGTGGCGACGAACTCGGTGCCGTCCTCGGTGCGTGCGACGCGCGGGTCGTCATCACCTCTCGGGACTGTCTCGAGGCAGTGCAGGCAGCGGTAAATCGACGCCTGCCCGGGGTCGAGACGATCCTGGTGTTGGGCGGCGACGTCGAGAGCGCTCCCGGTGCGCTCGGAAACGTCGAAGACTACGAAACAGCCTTGCTGTCAGCAGTTTCCGCTACAGAATTGCCGGACGAACAACTCGGTGGTCGCGTGATGTTCAGTGCGGGGACGACGGGCACTCCCAAGGCGATACGACATTCCGCACCGGTCGTCCATCCCGCCGAGGCGCCACCTCATCTCGGTAGATACACGGAGTTGTTCGACTTCGATATCGACACCGTCTACCTGTCCCCGGCGCCGATCTACCACACCGCCCCCTTCAGATTCGTACTCGCGATCACGCAGCTCGGCGGGACCGTCGTCTGCATGGAACGATTCGATCCGATGCAGGCGCTGCAGGCAATCACCGAGCATCGGGTCACCCACGCACAGTTCGTCCCGACGATGCTGATCCGTCTGGATCGACTTCCGGAAACGGTCAAGAGTTCCGCCGATATGTCCAGCCTGAAGGTCGCGATAACCGGAGCCGCGCCGTGCCCGCCGGAACTCAAGCTCCGGATCATGAATTGGTGGGGGCCGGTGCTCCACGAACTCTACGGAGCATCGGAGAGTTACGGCAATTGTCACATCGGGCCGGACGAAGCGCTGGCGCGCCCCGGTTCGGTCGGCAGAGCGCTCGTCGGCACGATTCACATCACCGACGACGACGAAAGGGAATGCCCCATCGGCCGGGACGGCACCGTCTGGTTCGAAGGCACTCCCCGGTTCGCGTACAACGACGACGAGCAACAACCCCGAGACGGGGGATGGCAGACCGTGGGGGACGTCGGCCATCTCGACAGTGACGGCTACCTCTACCTGACCGGCCGGAGAAGTCAGCTCATAATCTCGGGCGGTGTCAACGTCTATCCGCAAGAGGTCGAAGATCTTCTGCTGCTGCACCCCATGGTCTCCGACGTCGCGGTCGTCGGCCTTCCGGACACCGAATACGGCGAGATCGTTGCCGCGTATGTCCTACTGCGGGAGGAATTTCGGAACGGGACGCAGACCGAATCGACACTCAGCGCATACTGCCGATCGAAACTTGCCGGCTACAAGTGCCCGCGGCGCATCATCGTCGTAGAAGATCTCCCGCGGGGTGACAACGGAAAGTTGTACAAGAGATTCATCGAGACCTCATAG
- a CDS encoding histidine phosphatase family protein, which translates to MVLVRHAQQTSPPRTAPRAVHLDPPLSDLGRTQADAVAAYLEPEPFAAIYCSDLERAHETARRVAQFRSQPSDPVVVEGLREIDVFGFGDESRADPTPEQLAIASDEFLRTRRWEAFPHSERSDDFRTRVYREIEKLAIRHAGERFAVVAHGGVISAFLASTFEIREDMFFYSAHTAVTRVFHGDDRWAMHTVNELGHLRPGDLVTY; encoded by the coding sequence GTGGTCCTCGTGCGGCATGCCCAACAGACTTCACCTCCCAGGACCGCGCCTCGCGCAGTGCATTTGGATCCTCCACTCTCCGATCTCGGCCGGACCCAGGCGGATGCGGTCGCGGCGTACCTCGAGCCCGAGCCGTTTGCCGCCATCTATTGCAGCGATCTCGAGCGAGCGCATGAGACTGCCCGACGAGTTGCGCAATTCCGGTCGCAACCCTCCGATCCTGTTGTGGTCGAGGGGTTGCGAGAAATCGATGTGTTCGGTTTCGGTGACGAGTCGCGCGCAGATCCGACCCCCGAACAGCTCGCCATTGCGAGCGACGAATTCCTTCGGACACGACGCTGGGAGGCTTTTCCTCACAGCGAACGCAGCGACGATTTCCGCACACGGGTGTACCGGGAGATCGAAAAGCTGGCAATCCGCCATGCCGGAGAGCGATTCGCCGTCGTCGCCCACGGCGGTGTGATCAGCGCGTTCCTGGCTTCGACATTCGAGATTCGTGAAGACATGTTCTTCTACTCGGCCCACACCGCGGTCACCCGCGTATTCCACGGTGACGACCGGTGGGCAATGCACACCGTCAACGAGCTCGGCCACCTGCGGCCCGGCGACCTCGTGACCTATTAG
- a CDS encoding SDR family NAD(P)-dependent oxidoreductase, whose translation MDIAHTAALVTGAASGLGAATAKRLADAGATVFGLDLPQSIERAGDNVPDGVTLLPTDVTSGDEVQAAIDTIDESGLPLRIVVNCAGVGWAGRILSKKGPHDLELFRTVITVNLLGTFNVMRLAADAIAKTDTVDESGQRGVVINTASVAAFEGQIGQIAYSASKGGVHGMTVPAARDLAQFGIRVNTIAPGIIDTPMLAGVTDEYRKGLEAGVPFPSRLGQPAEYAQLAQMIVEHDYLNGETIRMDGALRMAPR comes from the coding sequence ATGGACATCGCACACACTGCCGCACTGGTCACCGGAGCAGCCTCGGGCCTCGGTGCCGCCACCGCCAAGCGTCTCGCCGACGCCGGAGCCACCGTGTTCGGACTCGACCTGCCCCAGTCCATCGAACGCGCCGGCGACAACGTCCCCGACGGCGTCACCCTCCTTCCCACCGACGTCACCAGCGGCGACGAGGTCCAAGCCGCGATCGACACCATCGACGAGTCGGGTCTGCCGCTGCGCATCGTCGTCAACTGCGCCGGCGTCGGCTGGGCCGGCCGCATCCTGTCCAAGAAGGGCCCCCACGACCTCGAACTGTTCCGCACCGTCATCACCGTCAACCTGCTCGGCACGTTCAACGTCATGCGCCTCGCCGCCGACGCCATCGCCAAGACCGACACCGTCGACGAGTCCGGCCAGCGCGGCGTCGTCATCAACACCGCCTCCGTCGCCGCCTTCGAGGGCCAGATCGGCCAGATCGCCTACTCCGCATCCAAGGGCGGCGTGCACGGCATGACCGTCCCCGCCGCCCGCGACCTCGCCCAGTTCGGCATCCGCGTCAACACCATCGCCCCCGGCATCATCGACACCCCCATGCTCGCCGGCGTCACCGACGAATACCGCAAGGGCCTCGAAGCCGGCGTCCCGTTCCCCTCCCGCCTCGGACAGCCCGCCGAATACGCACAACTCGCCCAGATGATCGTCGAACACGACTACCTCAACGGTGAGACCATTCGTATGGACGGCGCCCTGCGCATGGCGCCGCGGTAG
- a CDS encoding cytochrome P450 has protein sequence MHEEFAVTDRADTTTCPAATFDDLLALRPDVVRCPYGAYAAQRDSDPVSYNEQLGAWIVTRHEDVLDVLRDATRFSNRMASGPSSVSGIAQQILQNADLPERTRQQAARRIELSKSRVLLFSDPPLHKRQRSLVNAAFTPRRVAELDGAVKELTNQLIDNFAADGPTDVVAGFSMPIPMTVIATLLGVPPSHMATFKEWSNAFTRGVGALSHDTNAIIEIFDQVDAFYDYFTEELDRRREHPVDDLLSDLLAARLDGEAPLTLAELLQMLVQFLVAGNETTTNLLTSALWMLAKDPALQESLREDHDKITNFLDEVLRLEPPVQGIWRVAVDEVEVGGTRIPADGLIYLVTGSANRDPSVYSEPDEVDLDTARARHLTFGRGEHSCLGMNLAKMESKAALTVLLERCHSIALADPDEEVTFHRSFVLHGIESLPITFSSPSR, from the coding sequence GTGCATGAGGAGTTTGCGGTGACAGATCGAGCGGACACAACAACCTGCCCCGCCGCCACATTCGATGACCTGCTAGCGCTGCGTCCTGACGTCGTTCGGTGCCCCTATGGTGCATACGCCGCCCAGCGCGACAGCGACCCGGTCTCATACAATGAGCAGTTGGGCGCTTGGATTGTCACGCGGCACGAAGACGTTCTGGATGTGTTGCGTGATGCCACCCGGTTCTCGAACCGCATGGCCAGCGGGCCCAGTTCGGTATCAGGTATCGCCCAGCAGATACTGCAGAATGCCGATCTCCCGGAGCGCACCCGGCAGCAGGCGGCCCGGCGCATCGAACTGAGCAAATCGCGCGTCCTGCTGTTCTCCGATCCGCCCTTGCACAAGCGTCAGCGCTCACTTGTCAATGCCGCTTTCACGCCTCGCCGGGTAGCAGAACTCGACGGCGCCGTGAAAGAGCTGACCAATCAGCTCATCGACAACTTCGCCGCCGACGGCCCCACCGACGTCGTCGCCGGCTTCAGCATGCCCATTCCGATGACAGTAATTGCGACCCTTCTCGGGGTGCCGCCTTCCCACATGGCGACCTTCAAAGAGTGGTCCAACGCCTTCACCCGTGGCGTCGGCGCACTCTCACACGACACGAATGCCATCATCGAGATCTTCGACCAGGTGGACGCCTTCTACGATTACTTCACCGAGGAACTCGATCGGCGGCGCGAGCATCCTGTCGACGATCTCTTGAGCGACCTGCTGGCTGCGCGACTCGATGGCGAAGCTCCCCTGACTCTCGCCGAGTTACTCCAGATGCTGGTGCAATTCCTGGTCGCCGGCAACGAAACGACGACCAACCTGCTGACCAGTGCACTCTGGATGCTCGCCAAGGATCCCGCGTTGCAGGAATCCCTGCGTGAGGATCACGACAAGATCACCAACTTCCTCGACGAGGTGCTTCGCCTGGAACCGCCCGTACAAGGAATCTGGCGGGTCGCCGTCGACGAGGTGGAGGTCGGAGGCACCCGCATTCCTGCCGACGGCCTCATCTACCTGGTTACCGGTTCCGCAAACCGAGATCCATCGGTGTACAGCGAGCCCGACGAAGTCGATCTCGACACCGCACGGGCCCGCCACCTGACGTTCGGTCGCGGCGAGCACTCCTGCCTGGGTATGAATTTGGCCAAGATGGAGTCCAAGGCGGCACTGACGGTTCTGCTGGAGCGTTGCCATTCCATCGCTCTGGCCGACCCAGACGAGGAAGTGACGTTCCACCGGAGCTTCGTGCTGCACGGCATCGAATCGCTTCCGATTACCTTCTCGTCGCCCTCGCGCTGA